One Stigmatopora argus isolate UIUO_Sarg chromosome 20, RoL_Sarg_1.0, whole genome shotgun sequence genomic region harbors:
- the arhgef11 gene encoding rho guanine nucleotide exchange factor 11 isoform X4, with amino-acid sequence MSLRQPTSTLDRLSSLSVGDSERKPGQQSDPRGDGVNESAAGGGLVQRCVVVQKDQLGFGFTVCGERVKLVQNVRAGGAAVKAGVQEGDRIIKVNGSLVSSMTHQEVVKLIKSGTYVALTLQGPPPSPSAFHADPASNARTPVPSSGSGPSGTPSQRITGPRPLQDPEVQKHASQILRKMLQQEEMELQALMEERWRNPSPSLEERIESAKRRAQQVRVKLQRDAEGMRSESVGNTRPVTPGRLSLDSSEGDAEACESPHSSPSSSFRSFLHRRQSSDTYASDSSGRAQIIGPEEEDEEEDGYAFNEMDGPFQDMELLKSRPAHMTVFLRYVFTQLLDPNPLLFYLSVEAYLSATAKDARSLAPQICCHFLDPDAPLKLKVPEDYLADIESRLHAQEDIRGPLSDLQQQVLPHIQDQLLDYRNKQTIGLGALFGESDLLPLDGDPQKERQVVDKQVAALWEILCKHEEDKSSPLASALDLYLRHAGVKLRDSKGFPGWSVDKDKWLTFLKARKLSGSKKEKDGEDKKRNPILKYMGKSRSTSQSMRAGSVRNIIQQFETGGDIGGEDGGDSQGEDGTDSPAACVRLARSESLKAQGEGRRRGTASCGDMVPRSRSDVDMEDHGEERLQLGVSSLASGGSARSLENRTPPYTPRSVRRSTESPLTLMPDAGAPEEEAYGRQNWQETVPPQLLAALHPREVERQAVIYELFTTEASHLRTLRVLDQVFYQRMRAVVPPEELACVFPNLQQVHELHASLCEAMRKRRESIIVQDIGDVLLATFDGAAGDEFQEQASHFCSRQSEALELIKNKRRKDPRFAHMVQECEASRHCRRLQLKDLLVSEMQRLTKYPLLLDNIIKHTEGSSDDLPALRRAQARCRGILQAVNEVVRETEDRHHLGQYQRRLDVAPQFKGLDLSTKKMIHEGPLLWKVGKEKQLDIHALLLSDCLLLLQRGPDERLLLRHPSRWLGGGGDSPLVKLDSLVVRSVATDNKALYVLSATERQMYELVAGTASEINAWKDFLEKTIAGATGTEVSASSCLGAPSLSPAAADSDPVSSEKALRAQTAAAAAVNQSNVLYLEEGHGAGVAEAALRDVETLRQLLLMEPVEDGRRSGFQDETVERWKAESSSFQITDAAPGSAQGNPVAPSQSATDDDDPKDDASRDPAEEDEDEAAASKSHVIQNVEEVFHTMENLMGKLRRLKDMEGEHRKLLTSLAGEEEACRTESRRTGQSTLQSTGL; translated from the exons ATGAGTCTCCGCCAGCCTACTTCCACCCTTGACAG GCTGAGCAGTCTGAGCGTCGGGGACTCGGAACGCAAGCCCGGTCAGCAGAGTGACCCGCGGGGCGACGGCGTCAACGAGAGCGCGGCGG GCGGCGGACTGGTCCAGAGATGCGTGGTGGTGCAGAAGGACCAGCTGGGATTCGGCTTCACCGTGTGCGGAGAGCGGGTCAAGCTGGTGCAGAATGTGCGAGCGG GCGGCGCAGCCGTCAAGGCCGGAGTCCAGGAAGGAGACCGCATCATAAAG GTGAACGGTTCGCTGGTGTCCTCCATGACCCatcaggaggtggtgaagctcATCAAAT CCGGAACGTACGTAGCGCTCACGTTGCAAGGCCCGCCCCCTTCACCGTCCGCCTTCCACGCGGATCCCGCCTCCAACGCCAGAACTCCCGTCCCCTCTTCGGGATCGGGACCGAGCGGCACCCCCTCCCAAAGAATCACCGGGCCCAGACCGCTCCAG GACCCGGAGGTGCAGAAGCACGCCTCTCAGATACTCAGGAAGATGCTACAGCAGGAAGAAATGGAGCTGCAGGCCCTGATGGAGGAGCGCTGGCGGAATCCCTCGCCGTCCCTGGAAGAGCGCATTGAAAGTGCCAAGAGGCGGGCTCAGCAAGTGCGCGTCAAGCTTCAGCGGGATGCG GAGGGAATGCGATCGGAAAGCGTCGGCAACACTCGCCCCGTCACGCCAG GACGTTTGTCGCTGGACTCGAGCGAGGGGGACGCGGAG GCCTGCGAGAGTCCCCACTCGTCACCCTCGTCTTCCTTCCGGAGCTTTCTGCACCGACGGCAGAGTTCGGACACGTACGCGTCCGATTCG AGCGGCAGGGCCCAGATCATCGGGCCCGAGGAagaagacgaggaggaagacGGGTACGCCTTCAACGAG ATGGACGGCCCCTTCCAGGACATGGAGCTGCTGAAGTCGCGTCCCGCCCACATGACCGTCTTCCTGAGATACGTCTTCACGCAGCTGCTGGACCCCAACCCGCTG CTCTTTTACCTGTCGGTGGAGGCGTACCTGAGCGCCACGGCCAAAGACGCCCGCTCCCTGGCGCCGCAAATCTGTTGCCATTTCCTGGATCCGGACGCG CCTTTGAAGCTCAAAGTACCAGAAGACTACCTCGCCGACATCG AGAGTCGCTTACACGCTCAGGAGGACATCCGCGGGCCTCTGTCTGACCTGCAGCAGCAGGTGCTGCCCCACATCCAGGACCAGCTCTTGGACTACAG GAACAAACAGACGATAGGCCTGGGCGCGCTCTTTGGCGAAAGTGACCTGCTGCCGCTGGATGGCGACCCCCAGAAGGAACGTCAGGTGGTCGACAAGCAAGTCGCCGCCCTCTGGGAGATCCT GTGCAAGCACGAAGAGGACAAAAG TTCCCCGCTGGCCTCGGCCCTGGATCTGTACTTGCGGCACGCCGGCGTCAAGCTGCGCGACTCCAAAGGCTTCCCCGGTTGGAGCGTGGACAAGGACAAGTGGCTGACTTTCCTCAAGGCCAGAAAG CTGAGCGGCAGCAAGAAGGAGAAAGACGGAGAGGACAAGAAACGGAACCCCATCCTGAAGTACATGGGGAAATCTCGAAGCACTTCCCAGTCCA TGCGTGCAGGAAGCGTGAGGAACATCATTCAGCAGTTTGAGACCGGGGGCGACATCGGGGGCGAGGACGGGGGCGATTCGCAGGGGGAAGACGGGACGGACAG TCCGGCCGCGTGCGTCCGTCTGGCGCGCAGCGAGTCTCTGAAGGCCCAGGGAGAAGGACGACGGCGCGGGACAGCGTCGTGCGGCGACATGGTTCCCCGCTCCCGGAGCGACGTGGACATGGAGGACCACGGCGAAGAGCGACTGCAGCTCGGCGTCTCGTCTTTGGCGTCCGGAGGCTCGGCCAG GTCCCTGGAGAACCGCACGCCGCCGTACACGCCGCGCTCCGTCCGCAG GAGCACGGAGTCGCCGTTGACCCTGATGCCGGACGCCGGCGCCCCCGAGGAGGAGGCGTACGGGCGACAGAACTGGCAGGAGACGGTGCCGCCTCAGCTGTTGGCTGCGCTCCACCCGAGGGAGGTGGAGCGCCAGGCGGTCATCTACG AGCTCTTCACGACCGAAGCGTCGCACCTGCGCACGCTCCGAGTCCTGGACCAGGTCTTCTATCAGAGGATGAGAGCCGTGGTCCCGCCCGAAGAGCTGGCTTGCGTCTTTCCCAACCTGCAGCAGGTCCACGAACTACACG CCAGTCTGTGCGAGGCCATGAGAAAGCGGAGAGAGTCCATCATCGTTCAAGACATCGGAGATGTTTTGCTAGCCACG TTCGATGGCGCCGCCGGCGACGAGTTTCAGGAGCAGGCGTCGCACTTTTGCAGCCGGCAGTCGGAGGCGCTGGAGCTCATCAAGAACAAACGACGCAAAGACCCCCGCTTTGCCCACATGGTCCAG GAATGCGAGGCCAGTCGCCACTGTCGCCGCCTGCAGCTGAAAGACCTGCTGGTGTCCGAAATGCAAAGGTTGACCAAGTACCCGCTTCTCCTGGACAACATCATCAAGCACACGGAGG GCTCCTCGGACGACCTCCCCGCCCTCCGGAGGGCTCAGGCCCGTTGCCGCGGGATCCTGCAGGCGGTCAACGAGGTGGTCAGGGAGACGGAAGACCGCCACCATCTGGGCCAATACCAACGAAGGCTGGACGTCGCTCCGCAGTTCAAG GGTCTGGACCTGAGCACCAAGAAGATGATTCACGAGGGTCCGCTGCTCTGGAAAGTCGGCAAGGAGAAGCAGCTAG ACATCCACGCCCTGCTGCTGTCCGACTGCCTGCTGCTGCTGCAACGCGGTCCCGACGAGAGGCTGCTGCTGCGTCACCCCTCGCGCTGGCTGGGCGGGGGCGGAGACAGCCCGCTGGTCAAGCTGGACTCGTTGGTGGTGCGCTCCGTGGCCACAG ACAACAAAGCGCTTTACGTCCTGAGCGCCACCGAGAGGCAGATGTACGAGCTGGTGGCGGGGACGGCGTCCGAGATCAACGC CTGGAAGGACTTTCTGGAAAAGACCATCGCGGGGGCTACCGGCACCGAAGTCTCGGC GTCCTCCTGTCTCGGCGCTCCGTCACTGTCACCGGCGGCGGCGGACTCCGACCCCGTCTCTTCAG AAAAGGCTCTTAGGGCGCAGACCGCCGCTGCCGCTGCCGTTAACCAATCCAACGTGCTGTACTTGGAGGAAGGACACGGTGCGGGTGTGGCGGAGGCGGCCTTGCGGGACG TGGAAACGTTGCGGCAACTGCTCCTAATGGAGCCCGTCGAGGACGGACGGCGCTCGGGTTTCCAAGACGAAACCGTCGAGCGATGGAAGGCGGAGTCGTCCTCTTTCCAAATCACAGACGCCGCGCCGGGCTCCGCGCAAG GGAACCCGGTCGCGCCCAGCCAAAGCGCCACCGACGACGACGACCCGAAGGACGACGCGTCCCGGGACCCggcggaggaggacgaggatgaGGCGGCGGCGAGCAAGAGTCACGTGATCCAAAATGTGGAGGAAGTCTTCCACACCATGGAGAACCTGATGGGCAAGCTGCGTCGGCTGAAG GATATGGAAGGCGAGCATCGAAAACTGCTGACGTCGCTCGCCGGGGAAGAGGAAGCCTGCCGGACGGAGTCTCGGCGGACGGGGCAGAGCACGCTTCAGTCCACCGGACTGTGA
- the arhgef11 gene encoding rho guanine nucleotide exchange factor 11 isoform X3, whose translation MSLRQPTSTLDSPFAAWLSSLSVGDSERKPGQQSDPRGDGVNESAAGGGLVQRCVVVQKDQLGFGFTVCGERVKLVQNVRAGGAAVKAGVQEGDRIIKVNGSLVSSMTHQEVVKLIKSGTYVALTLQGPPPSPSAFHADPASNARTPVPSSGSGPSGTPSQRITGPRPLQDPEVQKHASQILRKMLQQEEMELQALMEERWRNPSPSLEERIESAKRRAQQVRVKLQRDAEGMRSESVGNTRPVTPGRLSLDSSEGDAEACESPHSSPSSSFRSFLHRRQSSDTYASDSSGRAQIIGPEEEDEEEDGYAFNEMDGPFQDMELLKSRPAHMTVFLRYVFTQLLDPNPLLFYLSVEAYLSATAKDARSLAPQICCHFLDPDAPLKLKVPEDYLADIESRLHAQEDIRGPLSDLQQQVLPHIQDQLLDYRNKQTIGLGALFGESDLLPLDGDPQKERQVVDKQVAALWEILCKHEEDKSSPLASALDLYLRHAGVKLRDSKGFPGWSVDKDKWLTFLKARKLSGSKKEKDGEDKKRNPILKYMGKSRSTSQSMRAGSVRNIIQQFETGGDIGGEDGGDSQGEDGTDSPAACVRLARSESLKAQGEGRRRGTASCGDMVPRSRSDVDMEDHGEERLQLGVSSLASGGSARSLENRTPPYTPRSVRRSTESPLTLMPDAGAPEEEAYGRQNWQETVPPQLLAALHPREVERQAVIYELFTTEASHLRTLRVLDQVFYQRMRAVVPPEELACVFPNLQQVHELHASLCEAMRKRRESIIVQDIGDVLLATFDGAAGDEFQEQASHFCSRQSEALELIKNKRRKDPRFAHMVQECEASRHCRRLQLKDLLVSEMQRLTKYPLLLDNIIKHTEGSSDDLPALRRAQARCRGILQAVNEVVRETEDRHHLGQYQRRLDVAPQFKGLDLSTKKMIHEGPLLWKVGKEKQLDIHALLLSDCLLLLQRGPDERLLLRHPSRWLGGGGDSPLVKLDSLVVRSVATDNKALYVLSATERQMYELVAGTASEINAWKDFLEKTIAGATGTEVSASSCLGAPSLSPAAADSDPVSSEKALRAQTAAAAAVNQSNVLYLEEGHGAGVAEAALRDVETLRQLLLMEPVEDGRRSGFQDETVERWKAESSSFQITDAAPGSAQGNPVAPSQSATDDDDPKDDASRDPAEEDEDEAAASKSHVIQNVEEVFHTMENLMGKLRRLKDMEGEHRKLLTSLAGEEEACRTESRRTGQSTLQSTGL comes from the exons ATGAGTCTCCGCCAGCCTACTTCCACCCTTGACAG CCCCTTCGCCGCTTG GCTGAGCAGTCTGAGCGTCGGGGACTCGGAACGCAAGCCCGGTCAGCAGAGTGACCCGCGGGGCGACGGCGTCAACGAGAGCGCGGCGG GCGGCGGACTGGTCCAGAGATGCGTGGTGGTGCAGAAGGACCAGCTGGGATTCGGCTTCACCGTGTGCGGAGAGCGGGTCAAGCTGGTGCAGAATGTGCGAGCGG GCGGCGCAGCCGTCAAGGCCGGAGTCCAGGAAGGAGACCGCATCATAAAG GTGAACGGTTCGCTGGTGTCCTCCATGACCCatcaggaggtggtgaagctcATCAAAT CCGGAACGTACGTAGCGCTCACGTTGCAAGGCCCGCCCCCTTCACCGTCCGCCTTCCACGCGGATCCCGCCTCCAACGCCAGAACTCCCGTCCCCTCTTCGGGATCGGGACCGAGCGGCACCCCCTCCCAAAGAATCACCGGGCCCAGACCGCTCCAG GACCCGGAGGTGCAGAAGCACGCCTCTCAGATACTCAGGAAGATGCTACAGCAGGAAGAAATGGAGCTGCAGGCCCTGATGGAGGAGCGCTGGCGGAATCCCTCGCCGTCCCTGGAAGAGCGCATTGAAAGTGCCAAGAGGCGGGCTCAGCAAGTGCGCGTCAAGCTTCAGCGGGATGCG GAGGGAATGCGATCGGAAAGCGTCGGCAACACTCGCCCCGTCACGCCAG GACGTTTGTCGCTGGACTCGAGCGAGGGGGACGCGGAG GCCTGCGAGAGTCCCCACTCGTCACCCTCGTCTTCCTTCCGGAGCTTTCTGCACCGACGGCAGAGTTCGGACACGTACGCGTCCGATTCG AGCGGCAGGGCCCAGATCATCGGGCCCGAGGAagaagacgaggaggaagacGGGTACGCCTTCAACGAG ATGGACGGCCCCTTCCAGGACATGGAGCTGCTGAAGTCGCGTCCCGCCCACATGACCGTCTTCCTGAGATACGTCTTCACGCAGCTGCTGGACCCCAACCCGCTG CTCTTTTACCTGTCGGTGGAGGCGTACCTGAGCGCCACGGCCAAAGACGCCCGCTCCCTGGCGCCGCAAATCTGTTGCCATTTCCTGGATCCGGACGCG CCTTTGAAGCTCAAAGTACCAGAAGACTACCTCGCCGACATCG AGAGTCGCTTACACGCTCAGGAGGACATCCGCGGGCCTCTGTCTGACCTGCAGCAGCAGGTGCTGCCCCACATCCAGGACCAGCTCTTGGACTACAG GAACAAACAGACGATAGGCCTGGGCGCGCTCTTTGGCGAAAGTGACCTGCTGCCGCTGGATGGCGACCCCCAGAAGGAACGTCAGGTGGTCGACAAGCAAGTCGCCGCCCTCTGGGAGATCCT GTGCAAGCACGAAGAGGACAAAAG TTCCCCGCTGGCCTCGGCCCTGGATCTGTACTTGCGGCACGCCGGCGTCAAGCTGCGCGACTCCAAAGGCTTCCCCGGTTGGAGCGTGGACAAGGACAAGTGGCTGACTTTCCTCAAGGCCAGAAAG CTGAGCGGCAGCAAGAAGGAGAAAGACGGAGAGGACAAGAAACGGAACCCCATCCTGAAGTACATGGGGAAATCTCGAAGCACTTCCCAGTCCA TGCGTGCAGGAAGCGTGAGGAACATCATTCAGCAGTTTGAGACCGGGGGCGACATCGGGGGCGAGGACGGGGGCGATTCGCAGGGGGAAGACGGGACGGACAG TCCGGCCGCGTGCGTCCGTCTGGCGCGCAGCGAGTCTCTGAAGGCCCAGGGAGAAGGACGACGGCGCGGGACAGCGTCGTGCGGCGACATGGTTCCCCGCTCCCGGAGCGACGTGGACATGGAGGACCACGGCGAAGAGCGACTGCAGCTCGGCGTCTCGTCTTTGGCGTCCGGAGGCTCGGCCAG GTCCCTGGAGAACCGCACGCCGCCGTACACGCCGCGCTCCGTCCGCAG GAGCACGGAGTCGCCGTTGACCCTGATGCCGGACGCCGGCGCCCCCGAGGAGGAGGCGTACGGGCGACAGAACTGGCAGGAGACGGTGCCGCCTCAGCTGTTGGCTGCGCTCCACCCGAGGGAGGTGGAGCGCCAGGCGGTCATCTACG AGCTCTTCACGACCGAAGCGTCGCACCTGCGCACGCTCCGAGTCCTGGACCAGGTCTTCTATCAGAGGATGAGAGCCGTGGTCCCGCCCGAAGAGCTGGCTTGCGTCTTTCCCAACCTGCAGCAGGTCCACGAACTACACG CCAGTCTGTGCGAGGCCATGAGAAAGCGGAGAGAGTCCATCATCGTTCAAGACATCGGAGATGTTTTGCTAGCCACG TTCGATGGCGCCGCCGGCGACGAGTTTCAGGAGCAGGCGTCGCACTTTTGCAGCCGGCAGTCGGAGGCGCTGGAGCTCATCAAGAACAAACGACGCAAAGACCCCCGCTTTGCCCACATGGTCCAG GAATGCGAGGCCAGTCGCCACTGTCGCCGCCTGCAGCTGAAAGACCTGCTGGTGTCCGAAATGCAAAGGTTGACCAAGTACCCGCTTCTCCTGGACAACATCATCAAGCACACGGAGG GCTCCTCGGACGACCTCCCCGCCCTCCGGAGGGCTCAGGCCCGTTGCCGCGGGATCCTGCAGGCGGTCAACGAGGTGGTCAGGGAGACGGAAGACCGCCACCATCTGGGCCAATACCAACGAAGGCTGGACGTCGCTCCGCAGTTCAAG GGTCTGGACCTGAGCACCAAGAAGATGATTCACGAGGGTCCGCTGCTCTGGAAAGTCGGCAAGGAGAAGCAGCTAG ACATCCACGCCCTGCTGCTGTCCGACTGCCTGCTGCTGCTGCAACGCGGTCCCGACGAGAGGCTGCTGCTGCGTCACCCCTCGCGCTGGCTGGGCGGGGGCGGAGACAGCCCGCTGGTCAAGCTGGACTCGTTGGTGGTGCGCTCCGTGGCCACAG ACAACAAAGCGCTTTACGTCCTGAGCGCCACCGAGAGGCAGATGTACGAGCTGGTGGCGGGGACGGCGTCCGAGATCAACGC CTGGAAGGACTTTCTGGAAAAGACCATCGCGGGGGCTACCGGCACCGAAGTCTCGGC GTCCTCCTGTCTCGGCGCTCCGTCACTGTCACCGGCGGCGGCGGACTCCGACCCCGTCTCTTCAG AAAAGGCTCTTAGGGCGCAGACCGCCGCTGCCGCTGCCGTTAACCAATCCAACGTGCTGTACTTGGAGGAAGGACACGGTGCGGGTGTGGCGGAGGCGGCCTTGCGGGACG TGGAAACGTTGCGGCAACTGCTCCTAATGGAGCCCGTCGAGGACGGACGGCGCTCGGGTTTCCAAGACGAAACCGTCGAGCGATGGAAGGCGGAGTCGTCCTCTTTCCAAATCACAGACGCCGCGCCGGGCTCCGCGCAAG GGAACCCGGTCGCGCCCAGCCAAAGCGCCACCGACGACGACGACCCGAAGGACGACGCGTCCCGGGACCCggcggaggaggacgaggatgaGGCGGCGGCGAGCAAGAGTCACGTGATCCAAAATGTGGAGGAAGTCTTCCACACCATGGAGAACCTGATGGGCAAGCTGCGTCGGCTGAAG GATATGGAAGGCGAGCATCGAAAACTGCTGACGTCGCTCGCCGGGGAAGAGGAAGCCTGCCGGACGGAGTCTCGGCGGACGGGGCAGAGCACGCTTCAGTCCACCGGACTGTGA